One segment of Accipiter gentilis chromosome 26, bAccGen1.1, whole genome shotgun sequence DNA contains the following:
- the THG1L gene encoding probable tRNA(His) guanylyltransferase isoform X4, protein MTHVVSQFASSYVFYWKDYFKDQQLMYPPGFDGRIVLYPSNQNLKDYLSWRQADCHINNLYNTVFWMLVQRSGLTPVQAQDRLQGTLAGDKNEILFSEFNINYNNEPLMYRKGTVLIWQKTNEVVTKKIKLPKEAEEKEVEVTRTRTKVVPLHCDIIGDQFWEEYPEILAEDS, encoded by the exons ATGACTCATGTGGTCTCCCAGTTTGCCTCAAGTTACGTTTTCTATTGGAAGGATTACTTTAAGGACCAGCAACTTATGTACCCACCAGGATTTGATGGACGAATTGTGTTGTATCCCAGCAACCAAAATTTAAAGGACTACCTCAGCTGGAGACAAGCAGATT gCCATATTAATAACCTTTATAATACAGTGTTTTGGATGCTTGTACAGCGAAGTGGTTTGACACCAGTGCAAGCACAGGATAGACTCCAG GGAACTTTGGCTGGAGATAAGAATGAAATCTTATTTTCTGAATTCAACATCAACTACAACAATGAACCTTTGATGTATAGAAAAGGAACTGTCTTAATATGGCAGAAG ACTAATGAAGTCgtgacaaagaaaataaaactgccaaaggaagcagaagaaaaggaagttgAAGTGACCCGGACTAGGACTAAAGTTGTTCCCTTGCACTGTGACATTATTGGGGACCAGTTCTGGGAGGAGTATCCTGAGATTCTGGCTGAGGATAGTTGA